Proteins found in one Gammaproteobacteria bacterium genomic segment:
- the bamB gene encoding outer membrane protein assembly factor BamB, with protein MKIKFSWMRVLFTLAISMSISACSYIPWFGDDEKVEIEIREPNELSEFIPEVLIQQNWQVSVGGDAEEKSIQLQPHVFDDKIAFTQTEGKISVHDVVNGRVIVSGKVSHSVSAGVGGNAQYLVVGTHDGVVIAINSNNGSEAWSANVTSEVVSVAHAPNDVVVIRTNDNRILGLSTSTGEKLWTATQTPPALTLRGASVPVVRDGVAYAGMDNGKVIAISIESGSIIWESRVSVPSGRSELERLVDVDGQIAIDDEYVYAASFHGRVVAVSRVNGQVKWARDLASISGVSVDETLVYVTDKDDNVWALEKETGVSSWKQDKFLYRQLSAPVVQDNAVLVGDFQGYIHALSKQDGRIIGRVNLSKKPIHTSSMSTNATTYVMDSNGRLASYSVISAN; from the coding sequence ATGAAAATTAAATTTAGTTGGATGCGTGTCTTATTCACACTTGCTATTTCTATGAGCATCTCTGCTTGTAGTTATATTCCATGGTTTGGTGACGATGAAAAAGTAGAAATTGAAATTCGTGAGCCAAATGAGTTGAGTGAGTTTATTCCTGAGGTTCTTATTCAGCAGAACTGGCAGGTTTCAGTTGGAGGTGATGCGGAGGAAAAATCTATCCAACTACAGCCGCATGTCTTTGATGACAAAATTGCATTTACACAAACTGAGGGAAAAATCTCGGTACATGATGTTGTTAATGGTCGAGTGATCGTGTCTGGGAAAGTCAGTCATTCGGTATCAGCTGGTGTGGGTGGGAATGCACAGTATCTAGTCGTAGGTACACATGACGGTGTAGTGATTGCAATTAATAGTAATAATGGTAGTGAAGCGTGGTCTGCAAATGTAACTAGTGAAGTAGTATCAGTAGCTCATGCGCCGAATGATGTAGTCGTAATAAGGACTAATGATAATCGCATTCTAGGGTTATCAACTAGCACTGGTGAAAAACTTTGGACTGCAACACAAACGCCGCCAGCGCTAACTTTGCGTGGTGCGAGTGTGCCGGTGGTGCGCGACGGAGTTGCTTATGCTGGCATGGATAACGGTAAAGTAATAGCAATATCAATTGAAAGTGGAAGCATAATTTGGGAGTCACGTGTATCCGTTCCTTCTGGAAGAAGTGAGTTAGAACGTTTGGTAGACGTAGATGGGCAGATAGCGATTGATGATGAATATGTTTATGCAGCAAGTTTTCATGGCCGTGTAGTCGCAGTTAGTCGAGTCAATGGTCAAGTTAAATGGGCTCGAGATTTAGCGTCTATCTCAGGGGTGTCTGTAGATGAGACGTTAGTTTATGTGACAGATAAAGATGACAATGTATGGGCGTTAGAGAAAGAGACTGGTGTAAGTTCGTGGAAGCAAGATAAGTTTTTGTATCGTCAGCTTTCTGCGCCTGTCGTACAAGATAATGCTGTGTTGGTTGGTGATTTCCAAGGCTATATACATGCTTTATCTAAGCAGGATGGTCGAATTATTGGTCGTGTAAATTTGAGTAAGAAACCTATTCATACTTCTTCTATGTCTACAAATGCGACTACTTATGTCATGGATAGCAATGGTCGCCTAGCTTCATATTCTGTAATCTCTGCGAATTAA
- the queF gene encoding preQ(1) synthase, translated as MSKNINLLDTFENPEPGNDYTIRITTPEFTCLCPLTGQPDFAQLMLEYIPDQLCVELKSYKLYMVSFRDTAAFHEAISNQILNALSSLTKPRYMRLSAEWNIRGGIYTQIIVDYRKPGWVAPIAVQLP; from the coding sequence ATGTCAAAAAATATAAACTTATTAGATACATTTGAAAACCCGGAACCAGGTAATGATTATACCATTCGAATCACCACACCTGAATTTACTTGTCTGTGTCCACTTACAGGACAACCAGACTTCGCACAGTTAATGCTAGAGTATATACCCGACCAACTATGCGTTGAACTTAAGTCTTATAAATTATACATGGTGTCGTTCCGGGATACAGCAGCATTTCACGAAGCAATAAGCAATCAAATTTTAAATGCTTTATCTTCTTTAACCAAACCTCGCTACATGCGTCTCTCTGCTGAATGGAATATTCGCGGGGGAATCTACACACAAATAATTGTGGATTATCGCAAGCCAGGATGGGTAGCACCCATTGCAGTCCAACTGCCTTAG
- a CDS encoding aminotransferase class I/II-fold pyridoxal phosphate-dependent enzyme, translating to MEKELDIAPFHVMDILARCKQMEAQGRDVVHMEIGEPDFASPQPITNSGIAALNNQRTSYTSALGLLELRQAICDYYLQRFCVNVKTEQVIITPGASGALQLILSYVLCEDKKLMICDPTYPCNRNVTKLVGGDVIAVPVNADTGFQLDENLVKENWQDGVAAVLVASPSNPTGTVCNKDELLKIADYLATKNKLLIIDEIYQGLTYGIDSETVAGMRNNIIVINSFSKYFGMTGWRAGWVVAPARYMCDLDVIAQNTYLATSTIAQYAALAAFDDDTIHILEQRREIFMHRRNILCDALLALAIDVPVMPQGAFYVYADISKYSEDSFSFCKQLLEDKAVAITPGCDFGEYQSNQYVRFAYTTSEKRIKIGMQRLEKYLKE from the coding sequence ATGGAAAAAGAATTAGATATAGCTCCATTTCATGTAATGGATATTCTTGCGCGATGTAAGCAAATGGAAGCGCAAGGCAGAGATGTCGTACACATGGAAATAGGAGAACCAGATTTCGCTTCGCCGCAACCAATTACAAATTCAGGTATCGCTGCACTAAATAATCAACGCACTAGTTATACATCTGCTTTGGGTTTGCTCGAATTACGTCAAGCTATCTGTGATTATTATTTGCAGCGCTTTTGTGTCAATGTTAAGACGGAGCAAGTCATTATTACTCCTGGTGCATCAGGTGCGTTACAACTGATATTGTCTTATGTGTTGTGCGAGGATAAAAAGTTGATGATTTGTGATCCCACTTACCCGTGTAATCGTAATGTTACAAAATTAGTTGGTGGTGACGTAATTGCGGTACCAGTTAATGCTGATACAGGCTTTCAGCTGGATGAGAATTTGGTAAAAGAAAACTGGCAGGATGGTGTGGCTGCGGTATTGGTTGCTAGCCCATCAAATCCTACTGGTACTGTGTGTAACAAAGATGAGCTATTAAAGATTGCAGATTATTTGGCAACAAAAAATAAACTACTTATTATCGATGAAATCTATCAAGGATTAACTTATGGCATAGATAGTGAAACAGTTGCTGGCATGCGAAACAATATTATTGTTATTAATAGTTTTTCAAAATATTTTGGCATGACTGGTTGGCGCGCAGGCTGGGTGGTTGCACCTGCTAGATATATGTGTGATCTGGACGTTATTGCTCAAAATACATACCTCGCGACGTCGACCATAGCCCAGTATGCAGCTTTAGCTGCATTTGATGATGATACTATACATATACTTGAGCAACGAAGAGAAATATTTATGCATCGGAGAAATATCTTGTGTGATGCTTTGCTTGCTCTTGCTATAGATGTTCCAGTGATGCCGCAAGGTGCATTTTATGTATATGCAGATATTTCTAAATATAGCGAAGATAGTTTTTCATTTTGTAAGCAATTACTGGAAGATAAAGCAGTAGCAATTACGCCGGGGTGTGACTTTGGTGAGTATCAGTCAAATCAATACGTACGTTTTGCATATACAACAAGTGAAAAGCGTATAAAAATTGGTATGCAACGACTTGAGAAATATTTAAAAGAGTAA
- the der gene encoding ribosome biogenesis GTPase Der, with the protein MRPVIALIGRPNVGKSTLFNFLTKSRDALVADYPGLTRDRKYGICERYNKHFVLIDTGGIVDEQDEIEVGMQSQTDYAIDEADFVLHLVDARDGLMPEDHAIVSMLRKRNIDFILVVNKIDGVDADIAAGDFHQLGAPKLFPIAAKQGRGIESMIEDLFSELPEPHHEQKSQGEQDTTTRIAIIGRPNAGKSTLINALLKEDRLVTSSVPGTTRDSVTIPFEFNKHEFTLIDTAGVRRKSKVREAVEKYSIVQTLDAISSAHVVICMVDVTEGLADQDSTLLEIVLREGRALVLALNKTDNASKDDYHMLDYTLNTRYQYLSYVEKIKISAEKKVGLKKLMNAVIAANKSASIDLSTSEANQLLEQAVEANVPPLVKGRRIKLRYTHQGGSHPPTFVLYGSQTSKLPKSYIRYLENFFRNKLKLVGTPIRFLLRTPENPYAGKYNTLTPRQQRKRERMMSFHKRK; encoded by the coding sequence ATGCGTCCTGTCATTGCTCTAATCGGTCGACCTAATGTCGGTAAGTCGACCCTATTTAATTTCTTGACCAAGTCTAGAGATGCTTTGGTGGCGGACTATCCGGGTTTAACGCGAGATAGAAAATATGGCATTTGTGAACGTTACAATAAACATTTTGTATTAATTGATACAGGCGGCATCGTTGATGAGCAAGATGAAATAGAAGTCGGCATGCAGTCGCAAACGGATTATGCAATTGATGAGGCTGATTTTGTTTTGCACTTGGTGGATGCTAGAGATGGATTGATGCCAGAAGATCATGCAATTGTTTCTATGCTGCGAAAGCGTAATATTGATTTCATATTGGTAGTAAATAAAATTGATGGTGTTGATGCGGATATCGCTGCAGGTGATTTTCATCAACTTGGTGCGCCCAAATTATTCCCTATAGCAGCAAAGCAAGGACGCGGTATCGAATCGATGATAGAAGATCTGTTTAGTGAATTGCCTGAGCCACATCATGAACAAAAGTCTCAAGGCGAACAAGATACGACAACGCGCATTGCAATTATTGGTCGTCCTAATGCAGGTAAATCTACTTTAATTAATGCATTATTAAAAGAAGATCGACTGGTGACATCGTCAGTACCAGGAACTACGCGCGACAGCGTAACAATTCCATTTGAATTCAATAAACATGAATTCACATTGATCGATACAGCCGGTGTGCGTCGTAAAAGCAAGGTGCGTGAAGCTGTTGAGAAATACAGTATTGTTCAAACCTTAGATGCGATTTCTTCGGCGCATGTTGTTATCTGTATGGTCGATGTTACAGAAGGGTTGGCGGATCAGGATAGCACTTTGTTGGAAATAGTATTGCGTGAAGGGCGTGCTCTTGTGTTGGCATTAAACAAAACCGACAATGCAAGTAAGGATGATTATCATATGCTTGATTATACTTTGAATACACGTTATCAGTATTTGTCGTATGTTGAAAAAATAAAAATTTCTGCGGAAAAGAAGGTTGGTTTAAAGAAATTAATGAATGCGGTGATTGCTGCAAATAAATCAGCCTCTATTGATCTGTCTACATCCGAAGCGAATCAATTGCTTGAGCAAGCAGTTGAGGCTAATGTTCCCCCTTTAGTAAAGGGTCGGAGAATTAAATTGCGTTACACACACCAAGGTGGTTCGCACCCCCCAACCTTTGTGTTATACGGCTCTCAGACTAGTAAGTTACCGAAATCATATATTCGATATCTGGAAAACTTTTTTCGTAATAAACTTAAGCTAGTTGGGACGCCAATACGCTTTTTATTGCGAACACCTGAGAATCCATACGCAGGTAAATATAATACACTAACCCCAAGGCAACAACGTAAGCGCGAAAGAATGATGAGTTTTCACAAGCGCAAGTAA
- the cysZ gene encoding sulfate transporter CysZ, producing the protein MISGIKHFFSGFTLIFSQGLKRFVLIPLAINISIFALGFWLGMEWFDRFLVKMLPTWLAWAEFILWPIFALSYFLIVFYLFALIANIIAAPFNGLLAEKVELSLRNDSSQNNQSAIKQLLKELPRTVGSEIYKLFYFLLRSLPILILFLIPGINLIAPIIWFAFSAWMLSLEYLDYPLGNHGIFFKQTRVLAKQQRARCLSFGALVSVFTMIPVLNFIVMPVAVAGATALYVDSIHPIQE; encoded by the coding sequence ATGATTAGTGGAATTAAACATTTCTTCAGTGGTTTTACATTAATATTTAGCCAGGGATTAAAACGCTTTGTATTAATACCTTTAGCAATCAACATTAGCATTTTTGCATTGGGTTTCTGGCTTGGCATGGAGTGGTTCGATCGCTTTTTAGTCAAAATGCTACCCACGTGGTTGGCGTGGGCAGAATTTATATTATGGCCAATATTTGCACTAAGCTATTTTCTTATTGTTTTTTATTTATTTGCATTAATAGCCAATATTATTGCTGCACCATTCAATGGCTTGTTGGCGGAAAAAGTTGAATTGAGTTTGAGAAATGACTCATCTCAAAATAATCAATCCGCGATTAAACAATTACTAAAAGAATTACCACGAACTGTTGGCAGCGAAATATATAAACTATTTTATTTCCTTTTGCGCTCGTTACCCATACTAATATTATTTTTAATTCCAGGAATTAACTTGATTGCTCCAATTATTTGGTTTGCGTTCTCAGCCTGGATGTTAAGTCTTGAGTACTTGGATTATCCACTTGGCAATCATGGAATTTTCTTTAAACAAACAAGAGTACTAGCAAAACAGCAACGCGCACGCTGCTTGAGCTTTGGCGCACTAGTTAGCGTATTCACTATGATACCCGTTTTAAATTTTATTGTGATGCCAGTTGCAGTGGCAGGCGCTACTGCTTTATATGTAGATTCAATACATCCCATACAAGAGTAA
- a CDS encoding tetratricopeptide repeat protein, with the protein MADHETDDEQLRAIKEWWNENGRSVVAGVVIGVGTLIGWKGWNVYQEQQAIEASDRYNEMRSAILAQNLDSIVVQAEELKQNYSSTPYASWAALLLAKAKESNGETDETLDNLQWVIDNSKQETVIALAKLRLVRMHIANSNYPKAQALLDQEYPLAYNSLLQELRGDLHAVRGEHQAARKAYDEAISSAATDDVEYLIMKRDNLGNA; encoded by the coding sequence GTGGCTGACCACGAGACAGATGATGAACAATTAAGAGCAATCAAAGAATGGTGGAATGAGAATGGCCGCTCGGTAGTCGCGGGTGTTGTTATTGGTGTAGGTACTTTGATTGGTTGGAAAGGCTGGAATGTTTATCAAGAACAGCAAGCGATTGAAGCGTCTGACCGCTACAATGAAATGCGCAGCGCTATCCTAGCACAAAATTTAGATAGCATTGTAGTGCAAGCTGAAGAGCTTAAGCAAAATTATTCATCAACTCCTTATGCATCTTGGGCGGCATTATTGCTTGCTAAAGCAAAAGAAAGTAATGGCGAAACCGATGAAACACTAGATAATCTTCAATGGGTAATTGATAACAGTAAGCAAGAAACTGTAATTGCCTTGGCAAAGTTACGTTTAGTTAGAATGCATATTGCTAATAGTAATTATCCAAAAGCCCAGGCATTACTCGATCAAGAATATCCGCTAGCCTATAACTCTTTGTTGCAAGAGTTGCGTGGTGATTTGCATGCGGTCCGCGGAGAGCATCAAGCTGCTCGTAAGGCATATGATGAAGCTATTTCATCGGCAGCGACAGATGATGTTGAATATTTAATAATGAAACGTGACAATCTGGGTAACGCTTAA
- the smc gene encoding chromosome segregation protein SMC, with product MRLRKVKMSGFKSFVDSTDFLFPSDMVGIVGPNGCGKSNIVDAIRWVMGASSKNIRGDTLEDVIFKGSSNRKPVGQASVELVFDNAQGKAGGQYASYSEIAIRRQVTRDGQSKYFLNGTHCRRRDISDIFLGTGLGPRSYAIIEQGTISRLIDAKPEEMRSHLEEAAGISKYKERRRETENRIRHTRENLDRLNDLIEEVAKQIAKLKRQASAAEKYKQLKAEERRSNAELLLLRMQSMHTELDEQHKSVEHGETKLEETIANLRALEAELEQLRQEHGSANELMNKVQGEFYQVGADISRLEQSIQHATETKQRHETDLEKTKSNLEALVEELAKQDDAQQEFKQQMQIMQTELESLSEQYQEVGEAVSSAETAELLWREAWEELMQEANEPSHQVQAHSQRIEFLDQEINRLQDRQQKYQSEHTELLQSEHEYDLESIQKRLETRSEAVNDCKHMLDQSIENITQSREKIEELVMQLDDHKAEHQQINSELATLQAIQDAALKGEQQQLQQWISDKKLDQAPRLADQVEVEAGWERAVETVLDGYLEAICAPDLDKIATQLGELQEGHVMFFESKSAQDIQASKNTLASKIKSNLGIKAELQKILVADNLNQALAIRKQLQDGESVITSDGLWLSISWVRYSNAADASEGVLSRKADIADLTDQLDKVDETIAVISQQHQAALELLSDQEQQREDAQQAHNLAFQQHAEIQSELSRRQAAIEHWQARDTQLRSSIEEIAAQLSDYTSQKQAATESHQVAQVNLNALQVRKDQLLGRKEVVVFEFNERKEQASELQERRHSLQLEIEALRTRSATSKSIFSRLQMEQSEGNLRLEHLAEAITESDRPIKEFSETLKEKLESRLQVEQRLSESRSTLEKVEATIRDKDEQRISVDNKIGEQREQLNQQRMKWQELKVRAQTIKEQLDQFDWSEEELANELPEDASLSHWEKLVAQIEEKIKRLGSINLAAIDEYKEQSERKEYLDSQNEDLTKALETLETAIRKIDKETKERFKDTFDRVNSHIQRMYPRLFPGGKAYLEMTGDDLLTAGVTIMARPPGKRVSSIQLLSGGEKALTAVALVLAIFELNPAPFCLLDEVDAPLDDANVGRFCELLKDMSKHVQFVFITHNKSTMGYADHMLGVTMNEPGVSRLVSVDIEEAVKLATA from the coding sequence ATGCGTCTTCGTAAAGTAAAAATGTCTGGTTTTAAGTCATTTGTCGACTCAACAGACTTCCTATTCCCTAGTGATATGGTGGGAATCGTGGGGCCGAATGGCTGTGGAAAATCTAATATTGTAGATGCTATCCGTTGGGTCATGGGCGCTAGCTCAAAAAACATACGCGGTGATACATTAGAAGACGTTATCTTCAAAGGTTCTAGTAATCGTAAGCCTGTAGGTCAAGCGAGTGTTGAATTGGTATTCGACAATGCTCAGGGCAAGGCAGGTGGCCAATATGCATCTTATAGTGAAATAGCCATTCGTCGCCAAGTCACAAGGGATGGACAATCTAAGTATTTCTTAAATGGCACGCATTGCCGGCGTAGAGATATTTCAGATATTTTCTTGGGCACAGGTCTAGGTCCTCGCAGCTATGCCATTATTGAGCAGGGCACTATCTCGCGTTTAATTGATGCTAAACCTGAAGAAATGCGCTCACACCTAGAAGAAGCAGCTGGTATTTCAAAATACAAAGAACGTCGACGTGAAACAGAAAACAGAATACGGCATACACGTGAAAATTTAGATCGATTAAATGATTTGATCGAAGAAGTGGCCAAGCAGATTGCCAAGTTGAAACGGCAAGCGTCTGCAGCAGAAAAATATAAACAACTTAAAGCAGAGGAGCGTCGTTCAAATGCTGAATTACTTTTGTTGCGTATGCAGTCAATGCACACAGAACTTGATGAACAGCATAAGAGTGTTGAGCATGGCGAAACTAAATTAGAAGAAACAATTGCTAACTTGCGTGCACTTGAAGCTGAATTAGAACAGTTACGTCAAGAGCATGGTTCAGCGAATGAGTTGATGAATAAAGTGCAAGGTGAATTCTATCAAGTTGGTGCTGATATCTCCCGTTTAGAACAATCAATTCAGCATGCAACCGAGACTAAGCAACGTCATGAGACTGATTTAGAAAAAACCAAGTCAAATTTAGAGGCTTTGGTTGAAGAGTTGGCAAAGCAAGATGATGCTCAGCAAGAATTTAAACAGCAAATGCAAATCATGCAGACTGAACTTGAATCGCTGAGCGAGCAATACCAAGAGGTGGGTGAAGCTGTGTCTAGCGCAGAAACGGCAGAACTGCTTTGGCGTGAAGCATGGGAAGAGCTTATGCAAGAAGCTAATGAGCCAAGCCATCAGGTGCAGGCGCATTCGCAACGCATAGAGTTTTTAGATCAAGAAATAAATCGCTTACAGGATCGGCAGCAAAAGTACCAGTCAGAGCATACTGAATTATTGCAAAGCGAACATGAATATGATCTTGAGTCGATACAAAAGCGTTTAGAGACTCGCTCTGAAGCGGTAAATGATTGTAAGCATATGCTTGATCAATCAATTGAAAATATTACTCAGTCTCGAGAAAAGATTGAGGAGTTGGTTATGCAATTAGATGATCATAAAGCTGAGCACCAACAAATTAATAGCGAACTTGCGACATTACAGGCCATACAAGATGCTGCACTTAAGGGTGAGCAACAACAGCTGCAACAATGGATTAGTGACAAAAAGTTAGATCAGGCGCCTAGACTTGCTGACCAAGTAGAAGTGGAAGCTGGTTGGGAGCGAGCTGTTGAAACAGTATTGGACGGTTATTTGGAAGCGATCTGTGCGCCTGATTTGGATAAAATTGCAACTCAGCTAGGAGAATTACAAGAAGGTCATGTGATGTTCTTTGAGTCTAAAAGTGCTCAAGATATTCAAGCGTCTAAGAATACCTTAGCTAGTAAAATTAAATCCAACCTAGGAATAAAAGCTGAGCTGCAAAAAATTCTAGTTGCAGATAATCTTAATCAAGCATTAGCAATTCGTAAACAGTTACAAGATGGTGAATCAGTTATTACTTCTGACGGCCTTTGGTTAAGTATTTCTTGGGTGCGGTATTCTAATGCTGCGGATGCTAGTGAAGGGGTGTTAAGTCGAAAAGCAGATATTGCTGACCTCACAGATCAATTAGATAAAGTCGATGAAACCATAGCGGTTATATCTCAGCAGCATCAAGCTGCGCTCGAGCTGCTATCAGATCAAGAGCAACAGCGTGAAGACGCTCAGCAAGCACATAACCTAGCATTTCAACAACATGCTGAAATCCAGTCTGAATTATCGCGTAGACAAGCTGCTATAGAGCATTGGCAAGCACGTGATACTCAATTGCGTTCGTCTATTGAAGAGATTGCTGCCCAGTTAAGTGATTACACTAGTCAAAAACAAGCAGCTACAGAGAGCCACCAAGTAGCGCAGGTAAATTTAAATGCTTTGCAAGTTCGTAAAGATCAACTGCTGGGCCGAAAAGAAGTAGTAGTGTTTGAGTTTAATGAGCGAAAAGAACAAGCAAGTGAATTGCAGGAACGTAGACATTCATTACAGCTAGAAATTGAAGCCTTGCGCACTCGTTCTGCAACTTCCAAGTCAATCTTTAGTCGCTTACAAATGGAGCAGTCTGAAGGTAATTTGCGTCTTGAGCATTTGGCTGAAGCAATTACTGAAAGTGACCGCCCGATTAAAGAATTTTCAGAGACATTAAAAGAAAAGCTAGAAAGTAGATTGCAGGTAGAGCAGAGACTCAGCGAGTCTAGGTCCACTCTTGAAAAAGTTGAAGCGACAATTCGAGATAAGGATGAGCAACGCATCAGTGTCGACAATAAGATTGGCGAACAACGTGAACAATTAAATCAGCAGCGTATGAAGTGGCAGGAGCTTAAGGTCCGCGCGCAAACAATTAAGGAGCAGTTAGATCAATTTGACTGGTCTGAGGAGGAGCTCGCAAATGAATTGCCAGAAGATGCTTCATTGTCGCATTGGGAAAAGTTGGTTGCACAAATTGAAGAAAAAATAAAGCGTCTAGGTTCAATAAATTTAGCAGCTATTGATGAGTATAAAGAACAAAGTGAGCGTAAAGAATATCTTGATTCACAAAATGAGGATCTAACTAAGGCATTAGAAACATTAGAAACAGCTATCCGTAAAATTGATAAAGAAACAAAAGAGCGGTTTAAAGATACATTTGACCGCGTCAATTCACATATACAGAGGATGTATCCTCGATTATTTCCGGGTGGTAAAGCCTATTTAGAAATGACAGGAGATGATTTGCTGACTGCGGGCGTGACCATCATGGCGAGACCACCTGGTAAACGCGTGTCTTCAATTCAATTGCTTTCAGGGGGTGAAAAAGCACTTACCGCTGTCGCCTTGGTCTTAGCAATATTTGAATTGAATCCTGCGCCATTCTGTTTGCTCGATGAGGTTGATGCACCGCTAGATGATGCTAACGTTGGTAGATTCTGTGAGCTTCTTAAAGACATGAGCAAACACGTACAGTTTGTATTTATTACGCATAATAAGAGCACGATGGGTTACGCAGACCATATGCTAGGTGTCACTATGAATGAACCTGGCGTGTCACGACTGGTCTCAGTAGATATAGAAGAAGCAGTCAAACTTGCGACAGCCTGA
- the hisS gene encoding histidine--tRNA ligase, protein MSKNIQSIRGMHDFAPEEAESMRMLESKLLSVLKNYAYQEIRTPIVEKLELFKRSIGEVTDIVEKEMYAFEDRAGDWLGLRPEGTASAVRAGIQNGWLYNQQQRYWYLGPFFRRERPQKGRYRQFHQLGVETFGMQGPDVDLELILLSRSMWQSVKLPVENLQLQINTLGDNEARAKYREQLIAYLSDHQNDLDDDARKRMHANPLRVLDSKNPEVQSIVSNAPKLIDYLDEEAKDHFDALRDLLRQMNIEFVVNPTLVRGLDYYNRTVFEWVSTELGAQGTICAGGRYDNLVQQLGGKATYAAGFAVGLERLLSLTEKQLNYALKSVDAYFVALGEDASSYGFQLLAKIREQLPDCAIQMNCGGGSIKAQMKRADRSGARLALIVGEDEVSKQQIAVKHLQTNEPQQVLSENELLQLLKAQN, encoded by the coding sequence ATGAGTAAAAATATTCAATCCATTCGTGGAATGCATGATTTTGCACCCGAAGAAGCAGAATCAATGCGTATGCTTGAAAGTAAATTGTTAAGTGTGTTGAAGAATTATGCTTACCAAGAGATTCGTACACCTATAGTGGAAAAATTAGAATTATTTAAGCGATCTATTGGTGAGGTGACAGATATTGTTGAAAAAGAGATGTATGCATTCGAAGATCGTGCGGGTGACTGGCTAGGTTTAAGGCCTGAAGGTACTGCAAGTGCAGTGCGGGCAGGTATTCAAAATGGTTGGTTGTATAATCAACAACAGCGTTACTGGTATCTAGGACCGTTTTTTAGACGCGAGCGTCCTCAAAAAGGTCGTTATCGTCAATTTCATCAGCTAGGTGTTGAAACATTTGGTATGCAAGGGCCAGATGTAGACTTAGAATTAATTTTATTAAGTAGGTCAATGTGGCAGTCTGTTAAACTGCCCGTCGAAAATCTGCAATTACAAATTAATACCCTAGGAGATAATGAGGCACGTGCCAAGTATAGAGAGCAATTGATTGCTTATCTATCAGATCATCAAAATGATTTGGATGATGATGCTCGTAAGAGAATGCACGCTAATCCATTACGTGTGCTCGATAGTAAAAATCCAGAAGTTCAATCTATTGTAAGCAATGCCCCTAAACTGATTGATTATTTAGATGAGGAGGCTAAAGATCATTTTGATGCTTTGAGAGATTTACTTCGTCAAATGAATATTGAGTTTGTCGTTAATCCAACACTGGTAAGAGGTTTAGATTATTACAATCGTACCGTTTTCGAATGGGTTAGCACGGAACTTGGCGCGCAAGGAACAATATGTGCGGGTGGTAGATATGACAATCTAGTTCAACAGTTGGGAGGTAAGGCCACATATGCAGCAGGATTTGCAGTGGGTTTGGAGCGCTTACTTAGCTTGACCGAGAAGCAACTTAATTATGCACTTAAATCGGTTGATGCCTATTTTGTCGCATTAGGGGAAGATGCATCTAGCTACGGCTTTCAATTATTAGCAAAAATTAGGGAACAATTGCCTGATTGTGCTATTCAGATGAATTGTGGAGGTGGTAGTATCAAGGCGCAGATGAAACGTGCGGATCGTTCGGGAGCACGTCTTGCTTTGATTGTTGGCGAGGATGAAGTCAGCAAACAACAAATTGCTGTTAAACACCTTCAGACAAATGAGCCTCAGCAGGTTTTGTCAGAGAATGAGTTACTGCAATTATTAAAAGCACAGAATTAA